One stretch of Mus pahari chromosome 5, PAHARI_EIJ_v1.1, whole genome shotgun sequence DNA includes these proteins:
- the LOC110321683 gene encoding uncharacterized protein LOC110321683, whose amino-acid sequence MPPRKPGLLPSMACGSESQPLWRKPPTPPPPPPPRSPQLWAPGGARASRAEGGGRREDGRRWPRKGVGSRACETPRAPPGSTSSGSEQTRHKGGSRRSCQSEALPVTGVAPPPPPPPLSLGLSSRPLSGSGLWCSAGGGGGGGGGAPEPHCACAPAAPPGPAPHSQACWRARPSRGVSGRGARGREGLSWGGQPGSLSSHTRTSRTWTPCDLCKRVRGGRPQSFV is encoded by the coding sequence ATGCCACCAAGAAAGCCCGGTCTCCTCCCGTCGATGGCTTGCGGGAGCGAATCACAGCCCCTCTGGAGAAAGCCGCcgacgccgccgccgccgccgccgcctcgtTCGCCGCAGCTCTGGGCTCCGGGCGGAGCTCGGGCGTCGCGGGCCGAGGGCGGGGGGCGGCGAGAAGACGGACGTAGGTGGCCGAGGAAGGGGGTGGGCAGCCGAGCTTGCGAAACACCCCGAGCCCCTCCGGGAAGCACCTCCAGCGGTTCCGAGCAGACCAGACACAAAGGGGGGAGTCGCCGCAGCTGCCAGTCTGAGGCGCTCCCGGTCACCGGAGTCGccccgcctccgccgccgcctcctcTCAGTCTCGGGCTCTCCAGCCGACCCCTGTCTGGCTCGGGCCTGTGGTGCagcgcgggcggcggcggcggcggcggcggcggcgccccAGAGCCGCACTGCGCCTGCGCGCCCGCGGCCccgcccggccccgcccctcACTCCCAGGCTTGCTGGAGAGCGAGGCCCTCGCGCGGCGTCTCTGGCCGGGGCGCCcggggcagggaggggctgtcTTGGGGTGGGCAGCCTGGGTCCCTTTCCTCACACACGCGAACGTCCCGCACGTGGACGCCGTGCGATCTGTGCAAGCGTGTAAGGGGAGGGCGGCCACAATCTTTTGTTTAA